A genome region from Sphingomonas anseongensis includes the following:
- a CDS encoding DUF6356 family protein, whose protein sequence is MATTKQRKLEESQGGIVDRLFLEHPRSLDMSWAGHGAGAVKVGLQLIGAGIAALIHAVVPGIFGETASTTVIRMHDHIQKLNAKRDA, encoded by the coding sequence ATGGCGACGACGAAGCAGCGGAAGCTCGAAGAGTCGCAAGGGGGCATCGTCGACCGCCTGTTCCTCGAACATCCCCGTTCTCTCGATATGAGCTGGGCCGGACACGGCGCAGGCGCGGTGAAGGTCGGCCTACAGCTCATTGGGGCCGGAATCGCCGCGCTGATCCACGCGGTCGTACCGGGAATCTTCGGCGAAACCGCTTCGACGACCGTCATCCGGATGCACGATCACATCCAGAAGTTGAACGCGAAGCGGGATGCCTGA
- a CDS encoding acetyl-CoA carboxylase carboxyltransferase subunit alpha: MLTYLDFEKPIAELEARVRELKETADNGEIDIEAEVGKLEGKASKLLKDTYSKLSPWQKAQVARHPERPHFKDYVAGVTDEFIPLAGDRAYGEDPAIVGGFARIDGRRVMLIGHEKGEDTASRLRHNFGMAKPEGYRKAIRLMRLADRFGLPVVTLVDTPGAFPGVEAEERGQAEAIARSTEECLDLKVPIIAAIVGEGGSGGAVAIATANRVLMFEHAIYSVISPEGCASILWRTADKAADAAEAMRITANDLLSLGVVDRIVEEPIGGAQRDSDAAIATLKLAILEELKGCSAMKPKQLLEQRRAKFLAIG, from the coding sequence ATGCTGACGTACCTGGATTTCGAAAAGCCGATTGCCGAGCTTGAGGCGCGCGTTCGGGAGCTGAAGGAAACGGCTGACAACGGCGAGATCGATATCGAAGCCGAGGTCGGCAAGCTCGAAGGCAAGGCTTCGAAGCTCCTCAAGGACACATATTCGAAGCTTTCGCCGTGGCAGAAGGCGCAAGTGGCGCGCCATCCGGAGCGGCCGCATTTCAAGGATTATGTGGCGGGAGTGACCGATGAGTTCATCCCGCTCGCCGGCGATCGCGCCTACGGCGAAGATCCGGCAATCGTTGGCGGCTTTGCGCGAATAGACGGCCGGCGAGTCATGCTGATCGGTCACGAAAAGGGCGAGGACACCGCCTCGCGGCTCCGGCACAATTTCGGAATGGCCAAGCCGGAGGGTTATCGCAAGGCGATCCGGCTGATGCGGCTCGCCGACCGCTTCGGCCTTCCGGTGGTGACGCTGGTCGATACTCCCGGCGCCTTTCCAGGTGTCGAGGCGGAAGAGCGCGGGCAGGCCGAAGCGATCGCCCGCTCGACCGAGGAATGCCTCGACCTCAAGGTTCCGATCATCGCGGCGATCGTCGGTGAAGGGGGGTCGGGCGGCGCGGTCGCGATCGCCACCGCCAACCGGGTGCTGATGTTCGAGCATGCGATCTATTCGGTCATCTCGCCCGAAGGCTGCGCGTCCATCCTGTGGCGGACCGCCGACAAGGCGGCCGATGCAGCCGAAGCAATGCGGATCACGGCCAACGACCTCTTGTCGCTCGGAGTGGTGGACAGGATCGTCGAGGAGCCAATCGGGGGAGCCCAGCGTGACTCCGACGCGGCCATCGCAACTTTAAAGTTGGCCATCCTCGAGGAGCTGAAGGGCTGCTCGGCCATGAAGCCGAAGCAACTTCTCGAGCAGCGACGGGCCAAGTTCCTCGCCATTGGTTAA
- a CDS encoding ComF family protein codes for MQLRPAAYRLFRFLLDFGLPARCGGCGTIVDEVDSFCIACWRSLEFLQGGCSRCGIPLEATEAEICGACLARPPRLDRMRAAVAYGEISRSIALKLKYGRKVGLARTMSRYMRPMLAELPSGALIVPVPLHRSRLWSRGFNQSALVAKELARQTGMSLSVDALKRVRATPPLKGLSMRQRRRTVAGAFRANSKAELRGRTVVLVDDVLTTGSTADACARALRKAGAEGVDLISWARVIRPTQVDA; via the coding sequence ATGCAATTGCGCCCAGCGGCCTATCGGCTTTTCCGCTTCCTCCTCGACTTCGGGCTTCCCGCTCGCTGCGGGGGCTGCGGAACCATCGTCGATGAAGTCGACAGCTTCTGCATCGCCTGCTGGCGGAGCCTCGAATTCCTCCAGGGTGGCTGTTCGCGGTGCGGAATTCCGCTGGAGGCAACGGAAGCGGAGATTTGCGGCGCCTGCCTGGCCAGGCCGCCGCGCCTCGACCGGATGCGCGCCGCCGTCGCTTATGGCGAGATCAGCCGATCGATCGCACTGAAGCTCAAATATGGCCGCAAGGTCGGCCTCGCGCGAACCATGTCGCGCTACATGCGGCCGATGCTTGCCGAATTGCCTTCGGGAGCGCTGATCGTGCCCGTGCCCCTGCACCGGTCCCGCCTCTGGAGCCGCGGGTTCAACCAGTCGGCGCTGGTCGCTAAGGAGTTGGCACGTCAGACTGGAATGTCGCTTTCGGTCGACGCGCTGAAGCGGGTTCGGGCGACGCCGCCGCTGAAGGGCCTCAGCATGCGCCAGAGGCGCCGAACCGTCGCCGGGGCCTTTCGCGCCAATTCGAAGGCGGAGCTTCGCGGCAGGACCGTGGTTCTTGTCGATGATGTGCTGACCACCGGGAGCACCGCCGACGCCTGCGCCCGAGCGCTGAGGAAAGCAGGCGCGGAGGGAGTGGACCTGATAAGCTGGGCGCGCGTAATCCGCCCGACACAAGTGGATGCCTGA
- a CDS encoding tyrosine recombinase has translation MDSSDQSLVARFLDMLAAEAGASPNTLAAYRNDLAKAAADLGTNLGAAGRDELATLGQKWSGLAASTVGRRSSALRRFYRFLVDDGLRSDDPSAALPQPKLQRPLPRVLSEADVEAMFEAAGDKAASGEPLAQRNLALLELLYGSGLRASEVISLPRAAIRPGQPFLILQGKGAKERLVPISGRAEAAVRDWLGNVPASSPWLFPTGKKHMTRVRLFQVVRQMAADAGIAPDRISPHVLRHAFATHLLSGGADLRVLQALLGHADIATTQIYTHVDAARLVQLVNERHPLADRNR, from the coding sequence ATGGACTCGTCCGACCAATCGCTGGTCGCCCGCTTCCTCGACATGCTTGCAGCCGAGGCCGGAGCCTCGCCAAATACATTGGCCGCCTATCGCAACGACCTGGCCAAGGCGGCGGCGGACCTGGGCACGAACCTTGGCGCCGCGGGGCGCGACGAGCTCGCCACGCTCGGGCAGAAATGGTCGGGCCTCGCGGCGTCGACGGTGGGGCGGCGGTCGTCGGCTCTTCGACGCTTCTACCGCTTTCTCGTCGATGACGGCCTTCGCTCGGACGACCCGTCGGCTGCGCTTCCCCAGCCCAAGCTGCAGCGGCCGCTCCCTCGTGTTCTGAGCGAAGCCGACGTTGAGGCGATGTTCGAGGCAGCGGGCGACAAGGCGGCGAGCGGCGAGCCCTTGGCCCAGCGCAACCTAGCGCTGCTTGAATTGCTGTACGGGTCCGGCCTTCGCGCAAGCGAGGTGATTTCCCTTCCCCGGGCCGCAATCCGCCCCGGCCAGCCGTTCCTGATCCTGCAAGGGAAGGGCGCGAAGGAGCGTCTGGTGCCGATTTCCGGGCGTGCGGAGGCGGCCGTCAGGGACTGGCTCGGTAACGTGCCCGCGTCCAGCCCGTGGCTGTTCCCGACGGGCAAGAAGCACATGACTCGGGTCCGCCTGTTCCAGGTGGTCCGTCAGATGGCCGCCGATGCGGGAATCGCGCCCGACCGGATCAGCCCGCACGTCCTCCGCCACGCCTTTGCGACGCACCTGCTTTCGGGCGGTGCGGACCTGCGCGTGCTCCAGGCGCTCCTCGGCCATGCGGACATCGCAACGACGCAGATATACACGCATGTCGATGCCGCGCGGCTGGTCCAGCTGGTCAACGAGCGGCACCCGCTTGCCGACCGCAATCGTTGA
- a CDS encoding FAD/NAD(P)-binding protein, whose amino-acid sequence MPELRTPVAIVGGGFSGTMVAANLARRGIRSVLIEANGQAGQGAAYSTIEPAHLLNIRANNMGAWADDPGHFARTEGAEPDEFAERRRYGRYLRSILDQAIESGCVQLIENRAVEAKRHVEGWQVRLEGGDSVEAGALVLAIGNQPPAELPFAKLAGAHLIDNPWGKRARSAISEAAASSDDIIIVGTSLTMVDVVLSLDRTDHRGRIVAVSRRGKIPLAAGLHDPAPVQWENLPQLKVREFAKWLRNRSANVDWRSAIDSLRPHSHRIWQTFSNEEKRRFLRNGRPWWDIHRHRIAPQVAARIAQLVSDGRLEIVAGRVATVEAYDGGVDVAIRRRGKAEADSPQRFGYVFNCTGPLGDIGRTAEPLLRHLLDGGLVVPDELSIGLAVDERCRAAPGERLWALGTLTKGRYWEIIAVPDIRHQAAAVAEDIATELGQ is encoded by the coding sequence ATGCCTGAACTGCGCACGCCGGTCGCCATCGTCGGCGGCGGTTTTTCCGGGACGATGGTGGCGGCGAACCTCGCGCGGCGCGGGATTCGTTCAGTCCTGATCGAAGCGAACGGGCAGGCGGGGCAGGGCGCGGCCTATTCGACGATCGAACCGGCTCACCTTCTCAACATCCGCGCGAACAACATGGGTGCCTGGGCCGACGATCCGGGACATTTTGCAAGGACCGAGGGAGCAGAGCCGGACGAGTTCGCGGAGCGGCGCAGGTACGGCCGCTATCTTCGCTCGATCCTCGACCAGGCGATCGAGAGCGGCTGTGTGCAGCTCATCGAGAATCGCGCCGTCGAAGCGAAGCGACATGTGGAAGGTTGGCAAGTCCGGCTGGAAGGCGGGGATAGTGTTGAAGCCGGCGCACTGGTCCTCGCGATCGGCAACCAGCCGCCGGCGGAACTGCCATTTGCGAAACTGGCCGGCGCCCATCTGATCGACAATCCGTGGGGAAAGCGTGCTCGATCCGCGATTTCCGAGGCCGCGGCGAGCAGCGACGACATCATAATCGTGGGCACGAGCCTGACGATGGTCGACGTTGTCCTGTCGCTGGACCGGACGGATCATCGCGGAAGGATCGTTGCCGTCTCCCGCCGCGGCAAGATTCCCCTTGCCGCTGGATTGCATGATCCTGCGCCCGTGCAGTGGGAGAACCTTCCGCAGCTGAAGGTTCGAGAATTCGCGAAATGGCTTCGAAATCGCAGCGCGAATGTGGACTGGCGGTCCGCGATCGATTCACTGCGGCCGCACAGCCATCGAATCTGGCAGACCTTTTCGAACGAAGAGAAGCGACGCTTCCTTCGCAACGGCCGTCCGTGGTGGGACATTCACCGCCATCGGATAGCGCCCCAGGTCGCCGCCAGGATCGCCCAGCTCGTTTCGGATGGTCGCCTGGAGATCGTCGCGGGCCGCGTCGCGACGGTTGAAGCGTACGATGGAGGTGTCGACGTCGCGATCCGCAGGCGCGGGAAGGCGGAAGCCGATTCGCCACAGCGCTTCGGCTACGTCTTCAACTGCACCGGCCCGCTCGGTGACATCGGCCGGACCGCGGAGCCTCTCCTTCGGCATCTGCTGGACGGCGGCCTGGTCGTGCCCGATGAGCTATCCATCGGCCTTGCGGTCGACGAGCGCTGCCGGGCAGCGCCGGGGGAACGTCTTTGGGCTCTCGGGACTCTAACCAAGGGCCGCTACTGGGAAATCATCGCGGTGCCGGACATCCGGCACCAGGCCGCAGCGGTGGCCGAAGACATTGCAACGGAGCTTGGACAATGA
- a CDS encoding DUF1178 family protein — MIVFDLKCQDRGDVFEGWFDSNADFEAQKARGLVQCPVCQSTRVAKAPMAPHVPARTSGEAPSLAKLAALQAKMLENSEWVGDRFADEARAIHEGEADPRPVHGNVTAAEAKTLIDDGIPVAPLPLPVLPPNQVN, encoded by the coding sequence GTGATCGTCTTCGATCTCAAGTGCCAGGACAGGGGCGACGTCTTCGAAGGCTGGTTCGATTCCAACGCGGATTTCGAAGCGCAGAAGGCGCGGGGCCTGGTCCAGTGCCCAGTCTGCCAGTCTACGCGCGTCGCCAAGGCACCAATGGCTCCCCACGTGCCTGCACGGACGTCCGGCGAAGCGCCTTCGCTCGCCAAGCTTGCGGCGCTGCAGGCCAAGATGCTCGAGAATTCCGAGTGGGTCGGCGACCGCTTTGCCGATGAAGCGCGCGCCATTCACGAAGGCGAAGCGGACCCGCGGCCGGTTCACGGCAATGTGACGGCCGCTGAGGCGAAGACACTCATCGACGATGGCATCCCGGTTGCTCCGTTGCCGCTTCCGGTGCTTCCGCCCAACCAAGTGAATTGA
- a CDS encoding M48 family metalloprotease translates to MSKALLLLSAAALVASGTAVTAQYAVRSLDPRLVAEARQEHTQVVEQYGGAETGPRAAYVDEVGHRVAAFSGVENPAGTYRFTLLNSAVENAFSVPGGYIYITRQLMTLMDDEAELAFALGHEVGHVAAAHAQQREQAERRAVRQQLPWILLGGIFGGNFGNAVANRGLLRAELQTLSFSRDQEYQADDLGLRYLVAAGYNPSGGAEILGALTRNSALQARVQGKDSRKLPEWAMTHPLSENRMQRAFAEAQSTGRLGTGITNRDAFLQRIDGMFVDDDPAQGVIDGRTFLHPDLRIQFTVPVGYLMDNGTRAVDISGSAGQAQFGGGRYNGTLENYIYSALQELLGDRRVPIPQPRRTVINGIPAAFTVTRTRTSSGVVDLAVVAYQWAPGTVYHFVTLTSGGAGLGQFASMIQSIRKITPSEAAAIRPRVIDVVTVAPGDTVQSLSSRMAYRDFKMERFVSLNGLSPGARLAPGQKVKLIVYGERRS, encoded by the coding sequence ATGTCAAAGGCGCTGCTTTTATTGTCCGCCGCCGCACTGGTTGCGTCCGGCACGGCCGTTACCGCGCAATATGCGGTCCGGAGCCTCGACCCGCGGCTGGTGGCGGAGGCGCGGCAGGAGCACACCCAGGTCGTCGAGCAATATGGCGGGGCTGAGACCGGCCCTCGCGCAGCCTATGTCGACGAGGTCGGCCACCGGGTCGCCGCCTTCTCCGGGGTCGAGAATCCCGCCGGCACTTATCGCTTCACGCTCCTGAACTCGGCGGTCGAGAACGCTTTCTCCGTCCCCGGCGGCTATATTTACATCACCCGCCAGCTGATGACCCTGATGGACGACGAGGCGGAGCTCGCCTTCGCTTTGGGTCATGAGGTCGGCCATGTCGCCGCCGCCCACGCACAGCAGCGCGAGCAGGCCGAAAGGCGGGCCGTCCGGCAGCAATTGCCGTGGATCCTGCTGGGCGGCATCTTCGGCGGCAATTTCGGCAACGCAGTTGCCAATCGCGGGCTGCTTCGTGCAGAGTTGCAGACACTTAGCTTCTCCCGCGATCAGGAATATCAGGCCGACGACCTGGGGCTGAGGTACCTGGTTGCCGCCGGCTACAATCCCTCCGGCGGCGCCGAAATCCTCGGCGCATTGACGCGCAATTCAGCGCTTCAGGCTCGGGTGCAGGGCAAGGACAGCCGAAAGCTGCCGGAGTGGGCGATGACTCACCCGTTGAGCGAGAACCGCATGCAGCGAGCCTTTGCAGAGGCTCAGTCCACGGGCCGGCTCGGGACCGGAATCACCAACCGCGACGCGTTCCTTCAGCGAATCGACGGAATGTTCGTCGACGACGATCCGGCCCAGGGCGTGATCGACGGGCGGACCTTCCTCCACCCCGACCTTCGGATCCAGTTCACTGTCCCCGTCGGCTACTTGATGGACAATGGCACGAGGGCTGTCGACATCTCCGGATCGGCCGGGCAGGCGCAGTTCGGCGGCGGCCGCTACAACGGAACTCTCGAGAATTACATCTATTCGGCGCTTCAGGAGCTGCTCGGCGACCGCCGGGTGCCGATTCCGCAGCCGAGGCGGACCGTTATCAATGGAATCCCGGCCGCGTTCACCGTCACTCGGACGCGAACCTCATCGGGCGTCGTCGATCTGGCCGTCGTCGCCTACCAATGGGCGCCGGGGACGGTCTATCACTTCGTAACGCTCACGTCCGGCGGGGCAGGGCTCGGCCAGTTCGCTTCCATGATCCAATCGATCAGGAAGATCACGCCATCGGAGGCGGCAGCGATTCGTCCGCGAGTCATCGACGTGGTGACTGTGGCGCCCGGCGATACCGTCCAGTCGCTCAGCAGCCGAATGGCATATCGCGATTTCAAGATGGAGCGATTCGTCTCGCTCAATGGGCTGTCGCCCGGCGCCCGGCTCGCGCCCGGCCAGAAGGTCAAGCTAATCGTCTACGGAGAGCGGCGCTCCTGA
- a CDS encoding methyltransferase domain-containing protein, protein MPSPPELFDLKLRSLRRDRAARTGVALFLYDRSFDDVLERLAGINRSFSSALLIGAPDPQWVQRLRNVTDSVIVIDPGAAFALASGGDRANEEELDLEPRTFDLIIAIGTLDTVNDLPGAMLRLRFLLKPDSLLIGAIAGGQTMPRLRSAMRAADAVSGAASPHIHPRIEPAALAQLLGAAGFAMPVVDVDRVSVAYRCLRTLVGDLRAMGATNLLTARSRRPLTRKAIEAAEADFTAAAEDGRTVETFEILHFAAWSPPERP, encoded by the coding sequence ATGCCTTCCCCGCCCGAACTTTTCGACCTGAAGCTTCGCTCGCTGAGACGCGACCGGGCGGCTCGGACCGGGGTTGCGCTGTTCCTTTACGATCGCAGCTTCGATGACGTCCTCGAACGGCTTGCGGGCATAAACCGAAGCTTCTCGTCGGCGTTGCTAATCGGGGCTCCCGACCCGCAATGGGTGCAGCGTCTCCGCAACGTCACGGACAGCGTAATCGTGATCGATCCTGGCGCAGCATTCGCGTTGGCTTCAGGCGGAGACCGGGCAAACGAGGAAGAACTGGACCTCGAGCCACGCACCTTCGACCTCATCATCGCAATCGGCACGCTGGACACCGTCAACGACCTACCCGGGGCGATGCTTCGGCTGCGTTTCCTCTTGAAGCCGGATTCGCTCCTGATCGGAGCGATCGCCGGAGGCCAGACAATGCCCAGGCTTCGAAGCGCGATGCGAGCGGCCGACGCTGTCTCCGGGGCTGCCAGCCCGCACATCCACCCGCGAATCGAGCCCGCCGCACTCGCCCAGCTGCTGGGCGCCGCGGGGTTCGCAATGCCGGTAGTGGACGTGGACCGGGTGAGCGTCGCCTATAGGTGCCTTCGCACGCTCGTCGGCGACCTTCGCGCGATGGGCGCCACGAACCTGCTCACCGCGCGGTCGCGAAGGCCGTTAACGCGCAAGGCAATCGAGGCGGCCGAGGCCGACTTCACAGCGGCCGCGGAAGACGGCCGAACCGTCGAAACCTTTGAAATCCTGCACTTTGCAGCCTGGAGCCCGCCCGAGCGACCTTGA
- a CDS encoding carbon-nitrogen hydrolase family protein — MTRIALFQSRTGIDPAVNADALVKAIAHAADGGAEMLFTPEMSGLLDRDASRARHNVRTEEDDPVLAACREACKARGIWLHLGSLAVLAEEGKFANRGFVIDSDGEIRATYDKIHLFDVDLPTGETWRESNIYRGGSDAVVVSGTPVGKLGLTICYDLRFPQLFQRLTDAGAEVVAVPAAFTVPTGRAHWEILLRARAIEAGVFIVAAAQCGRHEDGRETYGHSLVVDPWGTIAADLRDSVGVGLAEIDVSRVADIRRRIPAIDHRRPVGEAVSR, encoded by the coding sequence GTGACCCGGATTGCACTTTTCCAGTCGAGGACGGGCATCGACCCGGCCGTCAACGCGGACGCGCTGGTCAAGGCGATAGCCCACGCAGCGGATGGCGGAGCGGAGATGCTGTTCACGCCCGAAATGTCCGGGCTTCTCGACCGCGACGCCAGTCGTGCCCGGCACAACGTCCGGACCGAAGAGGACGACCCAGTGCTCGCAGCGTGCCGGGAGGCATGCAAGGCCCGGGGAATCTGGCTTCACCTTGGTTCGCTCGCAGTGCTTGCGGAGGAGGGCAAGTTCGCCAATCGCGGCTTCGTCATCGATTCGGACGGCGAAATCCGCGCAACCTACGACAAGATCCACCTGTTCGACGTCGACCTTCCGACGGGCGAGACCTGGCGCGAATCCAACATCTATCGCGGCGGCTCGGACGCTGTGGTGGTCTCTGGAACGCCGGTGGGCAAGCTCGGCCTCACTATCTGCTACGATCTTCGCTTTCCGCAGCTTTTCCAGCGCCTTACGGATGCCGGGGCGGAGGTGGTTGCGGTGCCCGCCGCGTTCACCGTTCCGACCGGCAGAGCCCATTGGGAAATCCTTCTGCGCGCGCGCGCGATCGAGGCGGGCGTGTTCATCGTCGCCGCCGCGCAGTGCGGCCGGCACGAGGACGGCCGCGAAACCTACGGCCATTCGCTCGTCGTCGACCCGTGGGGGACCATAGCCGCGGACCTTCGCGACAGTGTCGGCGTCGGGCTTGCAGAGATTGATGTGAGCAGAGTCGCTGACATTCGCCGGCGAATCCCGGCGATCGACCACCGGCGCCCGGTGGGAGAGGCGGTGTCGAGGTGA
- the folE gene encoding GTP cyclohydrolase I FolE encodes MSPTPDNGDIYEEPAKLPVPDDVQEAIRTLIRWTGDDPDREGLLETPKRVARAWAEYSAGYQSDPAVHLSRTFYEVGGYDEIVLLKDIPFQSHCEHHMAPIIGKAAIAYLPRDKVVGISKLARVLHGYARRLQVQERLTAQVADCIWTHLEPKAVAVVIEASHSCMTARGVNTPGVMMTTSRMMGTFREDERSRREVLALMGY; translated from the coding sequence ATGAGCCCGACGCCCGACAACGGCGATATTTACGAAGAGCCGGCGAAGCTGCCGGTGCCCGATGACGTGCAGGAGGCGATCCGCACCCTGATCCGTTGGACCGGGGACGACCCCGATCGCGAAGGACTCCTGGAAACGCCGAAGCGAGTAGCGCGTGCCTGGGCGGAATATTCTGCCGGATACCAGTCAGACCCGGCGGTCCACCTCAGCCGCACCTTCTACGAGGTCGGCGGTTATGACGAGATCGTCCTTTTGAAGGACATTCCGTTCCAATCGCATTGCGAACACCACATGGCGCCGATCATCGGCAAGGCCGCGATCGCGTATCTACCAAGAGACAAGGTGGTCGGGATCAGCAAGCTGGCGCGAGTCCTGCACGGCTATGCCCGCAGGCTTCAGGTTCAGGAGCGGCTGACGGCCCAGGTCGCCGACTGCATTTGGACTCATCTGGAGCCGAAGGCCGTGGCGGTGGTCATCGAGGCTAGCCATTCGTGCATGACGGCGCGCGGAGTAAATACTCCGGGCGTGATGATGACCACCAGCCGGATGATGGGCACGTTCCGCGAGGACGAGCGCAGCCGGCGCGAGGTCCTCGCCCTTATGGGCTACTAG
- the grxC gene encoding glutaredoxin 3: MAKVEIYTKTFCGFCVRARHLLESKGVDFEEYVIDGGGPKREEMIQRAKGRMTVPQIFIDGRHVGGCTELYELERDGKLSEWLAA; encoded by the coding sequence GTGGCGAAAGTTGAAATCTACACCAAGACCTTCTGCGGTTTTTGCGTGCGCGCCCGTCACCTCCTCGAATCCAAGGGCGTGGATTTCGAGGAATATGTGATCGACGGCGGCGGCCCGAAGCGCGAAGAGATGATCCAGCGAGCGAAAGGCCGGATGACCGTGCCGCAGATCTTCATCGACGGTCGGCACGTCGGTGGATGCACTGAACTTTACGAGCTGGAGCGGGACGGCAAGCTCAGCGAATGGCTGGCCGCGTGA
- a CDS encoding DUF3606 domain-containing protein: MSDDKSNVGGSDRSRVAGDQDYELDHFARKHGISREQARALIEQHGNDRATLDAAAEALNS; the protein is encoded by the coding sequence ATGTCAGACGATAAATCGAATGTCGGCGGGTCGGATCGGTCACGCGTCGCGGGCGACCAGGATTATGAGCTCGACCATTTCGCGCGCAAGCATGGGATCAGCCGCGAGCAAGCCCGGGCGCTGATCGAGCAGCACGGCAACGATAGGGCGACGCTCGACGCCGCCGCGGAAGCCCTGAACAGCTAG
- a CDS encoding Flp family type IVb pilin: MIAIRLNLLLLLADRRGATAIEYGLIAALIVIAMMSALSGLGGGVGGMWTNLSSTAQSSM, from the coding sequence GTGATCGCTATCCGGCTAAACTTGCTTTTGCTTCTCGCCGACAGGCGGGGTGCTACCGCAATCGAATATGGGCTGATTGCTGCGCTCATCGTTATCGCGATGATGAGTGCACTGTCGGGTCTTGGCGGCGGCGTTGGCGGCATGTGGACCAATTTGAGCTCCACTGCCCAATCCAGCATGTAA